The genome window TCCCAGATAGGAGGTGCTGGACTTAATTAAGAAGACTGGTCTCTTCTATTAGTAATAGATTTTCAACTCCATATCTTATTACAGTTTTATCATATTCATTGAATTTTAATAAAATTCAATAgaataaagcaaataaataaataaaatacacttaaCTTTTTGCATCTTATTAAGTCAGAGAGAGTGTGTTGAAGGCAATCTTTAGAGtcacttctcatctcttccctaaAAAAATCATTCTGTGCTATATGATCAAAGATAGTACAGTGCCATGCAGGAATTACTCATCAACCATCAATCACCATCCTGCAAATAACCACACCTTATGAGGATATTGTGATAGGTTGACAAATCAAGTTCCAAACCAGGTAATGTCAACTTGTAGATAATGTAGATATGGATAACTGCGAGTTCACCATGTATAAGGAATCAAAGTGAAAATTATTGttgaaaaaataatttaaaaatattttatttagtatttagaGTTGCTTTGAcaagttttattttgttttgtttgggaGTTATCCAAAAAAGTTGGAATATATAGCTTTGACAAGTTGTGCTTCTCTGAGTCATGCATGTCAAATGTGCCTGACTCTGATCATGGATAAGGTTGAAAAAATGTAATACATAAGTCAAATTACTCCTCAGCTTTGACATGTCCAATACATCAAAGGTTTACTGTAGACTCTATACACAGCTGACATATCTTTCTCAAAAAAATAATGCCTTGGATATTGTTTCTGGAGTATTGTACTAAATTTCATTTGTGTAGCTAATTAGAGATCACAAAGAAAAGGCAACATGAAAACAAATAAGCATCTAGTAATGCCATTATTGTATTAGAATACATTacaccattttctcttcctttttccagcCATGGCCAATGGGTCTATTGAATCAAAGGAAGAGGACAGTTTGTGGCCAGCAGATGACTCGGCACAGTCGTTGCCCTCTTCCCGGAATCGTCAGGACTCTGGCACCTTAGGTGACCCCAGTGACAACTTTTCACAGGTTGGAAGACACCTTCCCCCACTCTTACACCCACGTCCACCCTCACCAGTCTCTGTGGCAGAGCTGCAGGAACGTGCCGTTCAGGATAGCCAAAACAATAATGTTGATGAGAACAGCAATGACCACCATTTTGACCagtatgctgctgctgctgttgcctcCACTTACCCTCGTCGGGAAGCTTCATCTTACCCTGCATACCCTAATCAAGAGGCTTCGCATTACTCATCCTCCTATAGAGATGCATCGTCATACCCTCCATACAACAGCAGAGAAACTTCACATCCCAGCAGGGAAAGTTCTTCAAGCTTAAGTTGGGAAGCCTCATCACATGATGCCTGGAGAGCCTCACACCCCTCATCTTCCAGTCGAGACCCCTCATCATTGCACTCATACAGGGAAGCTTCACACCAAGAAGCTCAGTCACACCACCATTCACGTTCTTCACATTCCACTCAGTATACCTTACACTCCAGCTACCCTTCACACACTGTTCGTGAGGCTGTCTCTGCCTCTGATCAGTCTGTGCGACCCAGGGTGAGGCAACCATCACAGCATCAGAGAGATGAAGCAGACCACGCCATACCTCCCCGGTTACGTCTTGCCCCAAGAAGGGACAGCTTTAGCAGCAGCAGTTGCCAGCACAGTGGACTCACCCACCGTAGAAACCGTTCTGAAGGCACGTCACCTGTCAACAGGTACCCACCACTGCCAAATCATAACTGCCCTCCTAAAGAATCAGGTAAGGAAGGTGATTTACAGTTTGTGTCATATGATGGTCTTTTGGTCACTTGATGTATTAAACACCTTTTCATAGGTTGAGACAAGAAG of Eriocheir sinensis breed Jianghai 21 chromosome 14, ASM2467909v1, whole genome shotgun sequence contains these proteins:
- the LOC126998452 gene encoding uncharacterized protein LOC126998452 isoform X3; protein product: MDCTVCRQVTLINGYLMSTAMANGSIESKEEDSLWPADDSAQSLPSSRNRQDSGTLGDPSDNFSQVGRHLPPLLHPRPPSPVSVAELQERAVQDSQNNNVDENSNDHHFDQYAAAAVASTYPRREASSYPAYPNQEASHYSSSYRDASSYPPYNSRETSHPSRESSSSLSWEASSHDAWRASHPSSSSRDPSSLHSYREASHQEAQSHHHSRSSHSTQYTLHSSYPSHTVREAVSASDQSVRPRVRQPSQHQRDEADHAIPPRLRLAPRRDSFSSSSCQHSGLTHRRNRSEGTSPVNRYPPLPNHNCPPKESDGRLPQLPGCRTGNQNPNSPMRWLPLALRGGRCSPQPPQDLPPAENVTQEAQELLTTFTLETLRNNRLDVPQCMQAMPSSSSPHMMRAGRELRLLADAFAGTAERRKDGITRERIVALFTFVGDVAVHQVRMKGEELIHLLMKWSFRYLVEHVCRWVQEAGGWVAVLTCGANFIYRCAVFAFCVCGSVAASLFIYKTLKNG
- the LOC126998452 gene encoding uncharacterized protein LOC126998452 isoform X1 → MDCTVCRQVTLINGYLMSTAMANGSIESKEEDSLWPADDSAQSLPSSRNRQDSGTLGDPSDNFSQVGRHLPPLLHPRPPSPVSVAELQERAVQDSQNNNVDENSNDHHFDQYAAAAVASTYPRREASSYPAYPNQEASHYSSSYRDASSYPPYNSRETSHPSRESSSSLSWEASSHDAWRASHPSSSSRDPSSLHSYREASHQEAQSHHHSRSSHSTQYTLHSSYPSHTVREAVSASDQSVRPRVRQPSQHQRDEADHAIPPRLRLAPRRDSFSSSSCQHSGLTHRRNRSEGTSPVNRYPPLPNHNCPPKESDGRLPQLPGCRTGNQNPNSPMRWLPLALRGGRCSPQPPQDLPPAENVTQEAQELLTTFTLETLRNNRLDVPQCMQAMPSSSSPHMMRAGRELRLLADAFAGTAERRKVRLMAESVNLSCIEMSDFFQLCAELFYDGITRERIVALFTFVGDVAVHQVRMKGEELIHLLMKWSFRYLVEHVCRWVQEAGGWVAVLTCGANFIYRCAVFAFCVCGSVAASLFIYKTLKNG
- the LOC126998452 gene encoding uncharacterized protein LOC126998452 isoform X2 produces the protein MANGSIESKEEDSLWPADDSAQSLPSSRNRQDSGTLGDPSDNFSQVGRHLPPLLHPRPPSPVSVAELQERAVQDSQNNNVDENSNDHHFDQYAAAAVASTYPRREASSYPAYPNQEASHYSSSYRDASSYPPYNSRETSHPSRESSSSLSWEASSHDAWRASHPSSSSRDPSSLHSYREASHQEAQSHHHSRSSHSTQYTLHSSYPSHTVREAVSASDQSVRPRVRQPSQHQRDEADHAIPPRLRLAPRRDSFSSSSCQHSGLTHRRNRSEGTSPVNRYPPLPNHNCPPKESDGRLPQLPGCRTGNQNPNSPMRWLPLALRGGRCSPQPPQDLPPAENVTQEAQELLTTFTLETLRNNRLDVPQCMQAMPSSSSPHMMRAGRELRLLADAFAGTAERRKVRLMAESVNLSCIEMSDFFQLCAELFYDGITRERIVALFTFVGDVAVHQVRMKGEELIHLLMKWSFRYLVEHVCRWVQEAGGWVAVLTCGANFIYRCAVFAFCVCGSVAASLFIYKTLKNG